Part of the Chromatiaceae bacterium genome is shown below.
CTGCCGGCGCAAAGCGCCAGTGCGCTGCAGGACTGGGTCCAGGACAGCGGCGTGCTCGACCTGGCAGAAGAACTGGATATCCCCGTCACCGTCTGGCACGTCACTGACGGCAGCCGCAATTCGGTCGATCTCTTGCAGCGTGTGATCAATGATTTTTCCGCTCACCGCGGTGTGTCGTTCGTGATCGTGCGCAACTTCGGTCGCGGCGGAAACTTCGACGCCTTCGATCGCTCGGCAGCGAAGTCACAAGCCGAGGCACATGGCGCGCGGGTCATCGACCTGGCCAAGCTGGACGACAATGTCATGAGTAGCATCGACTGGAAAGGGCTGAGTTTCTGGGCAGCAGCAAACCGCATCGAGGGTGATTGCCTGTCGGTGCTGGATCGTAAACGTGCCAAGGCTTGGTATGGTCGTTGGCAGCAACAGCTCGATCAGGTCTCCGACCTGATCTCGGAACCTGCGTCCACCCTTGGCGGCTCCGCGGAAGTCATCCAGCTGCACTCGGCATCCTGATCGGTGATGCGGCGGCCCGGGCCCACGCGGTCCGCCGCGTCGACCAGATAAGGCCGGCAGGCAACCCCGCCATCTTGGCGGGGTCCCGGGTGGCTGAATGTCTCTCGGGGTTTGCAGCAGTGTTGTTCGGGCCGGGCGGACTCCGCGGTCCGCTATCGGAACGCGTCATCCATTCTGGAATGAAGGTACTTGAAATCTGCCCTTGGCCGGACGAGGCCGTCGTGTGCGTCGAAAACGTCCGCGCGTCATTCGGGCGAAATTCGTTTCTACCTGAGATACCGGTAGTTCATGTCCGAAACTTGGGTGCGGTGCGAACGAGTGAATGGTGCCCCCGAGAGGGTGAGGTGAGTCGGTCTGTCCGGTGGACAGACGCAGCTCACCGAACGCCGCGAAGGGGCCGGGAATCCGAACGGCGGGACATGAACGGAGTGAATGGTGCCCCCGAGAGGATTCGAACCTCTGACCTCACCCTTAGGAGGGGTGCGCTCTATCCAGCTGAGCTACGAGGGCGGATGTGGGATGGGCCGGGGATTTCGCGGGGCTGCTGCGCATCCTGCGGCGCCGCGGCATCGGCACCCCCCGATTCTAACGCGGCATGGGGGTGCTGTGTAACACGGGTGACCGGAAAGGGCCCGACGCGATGCGCCGGCGAGCGGGTGGCCTCGCCGTGCTCGCGGTGGCGGCGATGGGCCGGTTCAGACGACGTGGCGTTCGAGATTCTCGATCAGATGGACGATCTTTTCCGAAAGCCCGGCGAGTCTCTGGTACTCCTTCTCTGCGGCGTCCATGTCACCGCGGTCCTTCAGACCGACGATGCGCTTTACCGCCTCGTGCAACTCGCGGTGGGGTGCCTCGATCGCCCTAAACTCGTGCTGTTGACCGAACTGCTGCGATCCGGTCGAGAAATACCAGCGGCCCATCGCGCACTCGTGGTCAGAGACCAACTCGGATTCGTCCATCGTGCGGACACCATCGAGATAGGCCCGCAGCTTGGCCGTCCATGCCTTGTGCGAGGCCTTGGCGCGTTCCAGCACTGAAGCCGCGGTCGACGCGGTCGCACCGAGCGCATTCATGCCGGCCACGAGTTCCTCCATGATGGCGACGATCCGGTCACTGATCTCGGCGGTGTCCTGTGCGCCGTGCGCGGTCTCCTCGGCCAGTGCACCGATGTTGGTGACGTTTCTACCGATTTCTTCGACAACGGCGCGTTGTTGGCTGGAAGCGCTGGCAACCTGGGTACTCATGCGCGTGATCGTGTCCACGGAGCCGACGATGGCATCGAGTGCTTCGCCCGCAAGACGCGCCTGCTCGACGCTCTCGGTGGTCCGGGCAAGGCTCTTCTCGGTCGTGGAAACCGCCTCGTCCGCACTCTGCTGCAGTTTTTGGATCGTCCCCTGAATCTCTTGCGTGGATTGCTGCGTGCGGTGTGCCAGTGTTCGTACCTCGTCGGCGACCACGGCGAACCCACGGCCCTGTTCACCCGCCCGGGCCGCTTCGATTGCGGCATTGAGTGCAAGCAGGTTGGTCTGTTCGGCGATTCCACGGATGACGTCGAGCACGGTGCCGATCTTCGTCGTGTCGTCATTCACTTTCTTGACGACGGTGTCGACCGATGCAACGTCCGTTGCGACCAACTCGATTGCAGCGATCGTGTTGTTGACCACGTCCTTGCCGGTGCGTGCCTGTTCGCCGGCATTCTTCGCCGATTCCGCGGTCTCTTCGGTGTTCCGTGCGACCTCCTGGACCGTAGACGACATCTCGTTCATCGCGGTGGCCACAACCGAGGTCTCGGAATTCTGCCGTTGCATGCCGTGCTTCGTGTGGGTGGCGCCGGTGGACAGCTGGTCTGCCATGCCGCTCAGTTCGGCGAGCGACAGGCTCATCTTCTCGACCACGCGTTCTATCTTGTCGACGAAGGTGTTGAAGCCACGGGAAAGAAATGCGACCTCGTCCCGGCCCTTCACCGGCAACCGAGCGCCAAGCGCCGCCGTACCGCTGGAAATCTCGTCCAATGCCTGTACCGTGGCACGCAGCGGTTGCACGACGCTGCGGCTTATCCACCATACAAGCAACGCGATGATCGCAAAGCTGGCGAATCCCGCGAATGCCATCGACGACTGCAGGTCGCTCATTTGGGCGACAAAAAAGCTCCGGTCCTTCACCAGCTCGAGTGCGGCGATCGGTTTTCCGGAGTAATCGGTGATCTGATGTACATAGACAGCGACTGGTACGCCATCGACGGTGCGCTCTGCAAAGTAAGGCTCGCCGTTGACGGCCTCGATAATGTGCTCTTTCTCCAGCAGCGGTTGGGTCCCGATGGTGCTGCCAAAGACGGTCAAACCATTGTCTTTGAGCATGTACAGCCCGAGCTTTATGCCATGTTCCTGGGTGAATTCATCGAAGAACTGTTGTCCGAACGACATCCCGAATTCGACCGATCCTATGTGTTCGCCCTGGTGAGAAACGGGCACCATGCCGCGAATTCCGAGGCCGGCAACACCCATTTCGAGGCCTGTGATCGGCTGCTTGGCGCGGTTGGTCTCGACCACCGTCTCGCGGAACGTGGACAGGTCGTCGCCATGTTTCTCCGGCTTGTGGACGCGCAGGAACGAAGTCGCAGGCGGGGTATGGAACTGGAACTGCCGGGCGCCGTACTGTGACTTCAATGCCGCGAAGCCCGGGACGAAAAGCTGTTCCAGCGTCTCTCTCTGGCCGTTCGCAAATGCTGTTTGTACGCTGGGAATCTCGGCTACCAGGGCGCTCATCGCCTGCGCCATCTGACCCTTTTGTGATATCGATGCCATTACATTTTCGTATACGGCCTTGAGTTCCTTCTCCTCCGAGTCGGTCAGGCTGCCGTCCATGAACGACAGCGACAAAAGGGTCAGGATCAATGCCTGAACGGCCACTGCGATTCCAACGGCGACGGCATAGCGGGCCGTGATGCTGAAGTTTCTGAGCATGGAATCTGATACCTCTTCAAGGATATTGGTGTCGCGGATGCCGGATATGCTGTGCGGCCAGGGTCTGCAATAGCGTCGACTCGAAGCGTGATTTCTTAAGCGGTAGATCGAGGCGAATAGCCGTCGTCTGTGGCGTCACGATGGTGCAGTGTGCCTGTGCCAGCATCGTTGACCGCGAATCGGGTCGAACAGCGGTGCCGTGATTCACCTTGCGGATTGCATGCCAGGCATGTGGGTGCATGCACCAGGAGAAGGCAGGCGCCGCCAGGCACCTCAGGTGCGGCAAGTCCACAAGGTACAGCCGCAGACGGCGGCAAGGTAGCGGTCGTCGTGGACGGCTCAGACCTTCCCGAGCGAGTAGCGATCCGCGCCGCTCGCGCGGCGCCGCAATCCGGCGTAGGTGTCGTCCGATGTGGGGCGCCCGGTCAGAATGCCAAGCGCGGCGCGTGTGGCGCGTTGCCCCTGTGCGGCCAGCTGACCGTTGCGCAGGTTCAGGTCGGCGACGGTCTGGGCGAGTTCGGTGAGCTGGTTCCAGGCCCGCTGAAGGTCTGGCAGGCCGAGTCGATCGACCAGGGTGCTCCCGCCTTCCAGACTCTGTTCAAACCCGGCAGCCTTCTGCAGCCGGTCGCGCGCCTGAACGCTGGACGCGAGTTCCTTCAGGACAGCGAGCTTCTCGGTCACGATCTGCTGCAGCAGTTCGGGGTCGCGCCCGGTCAGGGCGGCCTGTTCTCGCGACAGCAGCTGCTGCAGTGTCTGCAGACCGTGCAGGCTGGCCTGCACGGTTGCGGAGAATGCGCCGCTCAACTGATCCCGGTCCACCTGCGTCAGCTCGGCGCCAGCCCGGTTTCGAAGGTCAGCAGTTTGTCCGCGACCTGCGCCGGTTCTATCTGGAATGCACCGGTTGCCAGGGTTCGCTGCACGTCCTGTACGCGTTGCGTATCGACCACCGGTAGGTTGGCGATCTCCGCCTCGAGCGCCTGCAGCTGCGCAGCCTGACTGGAGAGGTTCAGCTTGTCGCCGCCGGTGGACGCCGTCTTTGCGCCCCCGCCGTTGCCCGCCGCCGAGGTCTGGTTGTTGCTCGGGGGGGCTGCTTGTGATTTGGCTGCTTCTACCGCCTCTGCAGGCGGCCTTCCGCTGTTTCCACTGATCTCAATGCCCATCTCGGTCACACCCGTTCACTGTGAGTACGCTCTTGCTATCGTCCGACTTTTGACGGCCTTTAGGCAGCAGCGGTAAGTAGTGAAGTGCGTTCCGAAAAAAGTCATTTCGGCAGTATCTTTAGGGTTTTGCCGGGTCAATTCGTGACCTCGATCACGCCACTGTCCGTGACCGTCCCGGTAATGACCCGGCCGGACGCCAGGTTTTTCGCGCGAATCCGGTCGCCGCGGCCGCCATCGGCGAGGGCCTTGCCCCGCATCGTCACGTGCAAGCCGTCGAGCGCGGACACGATCATTACCTGACTACCTCGTTTGACCAGTTTGGCGCGCTGCAACAGACCGGCATGCAACGTGGCTCCGCCGGACACCGCGCGCTTGGTGCGCAGTCCGACCACGTCCTCGATACGCGTGAAATAGGCCTTGTGCACGGTCGATGTATCGATTTCCTTCAGGGCCAGATCTGCAGCGACCAGGCTTTGCCCCCGCACCAGAGGGCGCTGGCTGACGACCACCTGGTTCAGCGTCGCGACCTGTACCGGTACAAACAGTTTCCACGGCTTGCTGCCGGTGCATCGCACACCCACCACCCCGCGCCCTCCGCTGAGCGCGTTCGGCGAGTCATAGGTTTCGAGCGCTTGGTCGCAGGCGGCAAGACGCAGGCGACTGTCGAGGTTGCCGACCGTCACCTCGATCCGCCCCGAGAGACTCTCGGTACGCGCCAACACGTGCTGCTCGGCGGCCGCACGGATGTCTTCGTGTGGCTCGACCGCAAACTCCTCGCCTGCAGCGGGACCGAAGCTTGCGGCGAGCACCATCGCCGCGACGGTTTTCTGTCGGAGATCGTTCATGCCGGATCAGCAGCAAGGATCGTGCCCGGTCACCGGACCCGACTGGCTAAAGCTTGTTCCCGGTGGGCCGCTACGCAGTCCATCTGATTTTGGTCGCAACCATGGGGTGGCAGATGGCCGGGGTACTCGACGGCGTCGACATGCGCACCAGGCTCGCTGGGCACAATCGGCTGGAGTTGCTGCTATTCCGGCTGGGCAACGGGCAGCGGTTCGGCATCAACGTGTTCAAGGTGCAGGAGGTCATCCAATGTCCCGCACTGACCTCGCTGCCGCAGTCACACCCGGTGATACTCGGTATCGCCAACATGCGGGGCAGGACCATAGCGATCATGGACCTGGCGCGTGCGATCGGCATCGGCGCAGACGGCGACCACCGCGACAAGTTCGTGATCATCACCGAGTACAACCGCAGAATGCAGGGGTTTCTGGTCGATTCGGTGGACCGCATCGTCAACATGAACTGGGAAGAGATTCTTCCGCCGCCAAAAGGCGCCGCGCAGGGTACCTACATGACCGCGGTCACCCAGGTCGACGACGAACTGGTCGAGATCATCGACGTCGAGAAGATCCTCAGCGAAGTGACTGGAAGCCAGGAGCATGTCTCCGACGGCATCATCCAGCAGCGTGAAACCGACGAACCGCAGCATGTGCTGCTGGCCGACGACTCGAGTGTCGCGCGAAAACAGGTCAGCCGGGTGTTGGAGCAGATGGGTGTCGAGTACACCACGGCCAACGACGGCAAGCAGGCGCTCGACCAGCTCAAGGCCTGGCTCGACGAGGGGCGCGACGTATCGAACTGGCTTGCGCTGGTGATCTCGGATGTCGAGATGCCGCGTATGGACGGCTACTCGCTGACCAGGGCGATCCGCGAACACCCGCAGCTCGCACATCTGCATGTGATACTGCATACCTCGCTGAGCGGGGTGTTCAACAAGTCGATGGTAGAGAAAGTCGGCGCGAATGACTTCTTGCCAAAATGGGAGCCTGACTCGCTCGCAACGATCGTACAGGAGCAGTTGCGCCAGCATGCGAACGAGCGTCAAGCTCTCTCCTGATTTCCGCGTCTCCGGACCGGTTGAGCAGTGCAAGCAGTGAACAAGAACCTCACGCCGGCCGAGTACAAAGCGATCCACGAATTCCTTGAAAGCCAGGCCGGTATCAGGCTGGGCACGGGCAAGGAATACCTGGTCATCAGCCGCCTGTCACGGCTGTTTGCAGTGTTCGAGCTGGACGGCTTCGGCGACCTCGTCAGTCGCCTGGGCGATTTCGGCTCGAGCCGGATCCAGGCGGCGGTGGTCGACGCAATGACCACCAACGAGACGTTCTGGTTTCGCGATGCGGCGCACTTTCGTGCGCTGGTCGACGGAATCCTCTCCGAGACCAAGCCGCTCGACCTGCGAATCTGGTCGGCCGCGGCGTCGACGGGTCAGGAGGCATACACGGTCGCGATCACGCTTCAGGACGGGATGCAGGAGGGTCGGCTGGCGCGCTCGATGCGCTACGAGATCGTCGGCACCGATATCTCCGCGACGGCGCTCAAGGAGGCACAGGGCGGCGTGTATTGCGGTATTTCGGCGGCACGTGGATTGACCGACCTGCAGCGCCAACGTTATTTCCGTGAACAGGACGGGTGCATCGAACTGCTTCCGCAATATCGGCAGCGGGTCAACTTCCGGCAGTTCAACCTGCTCAAGTCGTTCGAAAGCCTGGGACGCTTCGACGTCATCTATTGTCGCAATGTGCTGATCTATTTCTCACGCGAGCGCAAACGCGACATCATCGAGCGCATGGCGCGTTCACTACGACCGGGCGGACACCTGTTTCTCGGGTCGACCGAATCGATCAGCGGTCACGAGGATCTGTTCGAGATGCGCAACCTGGCCGGCGGCCTGGTGTACCGCGTCCGCCGCTGACGCCGTTGCCGGCACCGGCCGGCGTTGCCGCCGGAGCCGGCAAACGCTTGCCGCAGGGTCGAAGCCGGGCGACCCTTTCCGCACTTAAGTCTCTGAATTTAAAGCCAAGGTAACTCTAGGCACAGTTCCTGCTTTGGATCGACCGACATGTACGTTCGGAGACCAGCGGGATGAAACTCGACAACGTTCTCGGCATCCACGAAGAGGCCCTGCGCCTGCACGCACGCCGCTCCGAGGTGCTGGCTGCAAACCTCGCCAACGCCGACACGCCTGGCTACAAGGCGCGCGACTTCGACTTCCAGGCGATGTTGCGCAACGAGATGCAGCCCGCCGTGCGCCTCGCAGCCACCCAGGCCGGGCACATGCAGTTCGACCAGGGCCTGGTCGCATCCACCCAGATGGCCTACCGGGTTCCGCAGCAGGCCTCGCTCGACGGCAATACCGTTGAGGTCGAACGCGAGCAGACCGAGTTCAGCGCCAACGCCATGCGCTATCAGGCCAGCCTGCGTTTCCTCGACGGCAAGGTCAAAGGCCTGATGCTGGCCATCAAGGGGAGTGGCGCATGAGCAGTTTCAAGATCTTTGACATCGCCGGCTCCGGCATGAATGCGCAGAACCTGCGCATGAACCTGGTTGCCAGCAACATGGCCAACGTGGACGCCGTGTCGAGCAGTATCGACCAGACCTATCGCGCCCGGCAGCCGGTGTTCCGCGCGCTTCTCGACCAGTCCAATCCAGGTAGCTCGGCGGTCGGTGTGCGCATGGCGGGCGTGGTCGAAAGCCAGGCCCCGCTGGTGCGCGAGTACGCCCCCAACCACGCGTTGGCCGATGCCGAAGGCTACATCTACCGGCCAAACGTCAACATCGTCGAAGAGATGGCCAACATGATCTCAGCGTCGCGCGCCTACCAGAACAACGTCGAGGTGCTGAATGCCACCCGACAGATGCTCAGCGCGACGATCAACCTCGGGAGATAAGCGAAGATGAGCACCATCGCCACGCAGGACAATCTGTTCGCAAGCCTGGGGTTGACCGCTGCCGACACCTCCAGTCGCGGTACCAACAACGCCTCTGAGCTGGGTCTGACGACCTTCTTGAAACTGATGGTCACGCAGCTCAACAACCAGGACCCCTTCAAACCGATGGAGAACGGCGACTTCCTCGGTCAGATCGCACAGTTCGGTTCGGTGACCGGCCTCGAGCAGCTCAACCAGAACTTCGAATCCCTGGCCGCGTCGATCACCTCCGGGCAGGCCCTCCAGGCCGGCTCGCTGGTCGGGCGCGAGGTGTTGGCGCCTGTCGACACCGGCTACCTCGCCGCCGGCGGCGGTCTGCGCGGGCAGGTGCAGCTTGAGCAGAGCAGCCCGCAAGTCACCGCGCGCATCACCGACGCGGTCGGCCAACTGGTGCGCGAGATGCCGCTCGGCAGCGCACCGTCCGGCGAACTCAATTTCACCTGGGACGGGATGGATGACAGCGGCAACTACGTGACACCCGGCCACTACAGGGTGCAGGTCGAGGCGATCCAGAACGACCGCCCGGTCGATCTGCAGACCCAGCTGTTTGCGACCGTCGAAAGCGTCAATCTGAGCGGTAGCAACGGCTTGACGTTGAACCTCGCGGGGTTGGGCCCGATCTCCTTCAACAACGTGCGTCAGATTTATTAAACGGAGAAGCCACCATGCCTTTTCGTATTGCTCTCAGTGGACTCAATGCGGCCTCCACCGACCTGGAGGTAACCGGCAACAACATCGCCAACTCGGCCACCAATGGCTTCAAGGAGTCGCGCGCGGAGTTTGCCGACGTGTATGCCAACGCCATCCAGGACACCAGTTCCAACGCCGCCGGCCAGGGTGTGCGCGTGGCGCGCGTAGCACAGCAGTTCAGCCAGGGAACCATTGATTTCACATCCAACAACCTGGACCTGGCGATCAGCGGCCAGGGCTTTTTCGTCCTCGAGGCCCCGGACGGCACCCAGGCCTATACCCGGGCCGGCGCCTACAGCGTCGACCGCGATGGCTTCGTGGTCAACAGCAGCGCAGACCGGCTGCAGATCTACGAGGCGGTGACCGGGGTCGGTGGTACCACGACGTTCAACACCGGCGTGCTGCGCGACTTCCAGCTGCCGACCACGCCGAGTGCGCCGCTACCGACCCAGTCGATGTTCGAGGCGCTCAATCTCAATTCCTCCGAGGCGGAGGTCGCGGCCGCGGTCACCTTCGATCCAACCGATCCGACCACCTACAACAGCTCGACCTCGACCACGGTCTACGATTCGTTGGGCAACGCGCAGACCGCGACGCTGTACTTCCGCAAGACCGCGCCGAACGCCTGGGACCAGTACATCTACGTGAATGGCGCCAACATCCCACCGGATGGCACCGCCGTGCCGCCCGCTGCGCCCACGCCGTTCTCGTTGGCGTTCGACGGCTCCGGCAATCTGACCGATGTCGATGGCACCGCCGGGACGACCGGCCTGACGGCGTCGTTCGACCCCGGAACCGGCGCCGACCCGATGCAGATCAATCTCGACCTGACCGGCACCACGCAGTACGGCTCGGCGTTCGCGGTGAACAACCTCACCCAGGACGGCTTCACTTCCGGTCGCCTGTCCGGCCTGGATATCGATGCCGAGGGTGTGATCTTTGCGCGCTACACCAATGGCCAGTCGTCGGCGCTCGGCAAGGTGGCGCTCGCGAAGTTCAACAACCAGCAGGGACTGCGCCAGGTCGGGGACACCAACTGGGCGGAGAGTTTTTCATCCGGGGCGCCGCAGCTCGGTGAGGCCGGCACCTCGAGCTTCGGCCAGATTCAATCCGGTGCCCTGGAGGCCTCCAATGTGGACATCGCGCAGCAGCTGGTCAACCTGATCACTGCGCAGCGCATGTTCCAGGCGAATGCCGAGGTCATCTCCACGGCCGATTCGATCACCCAGACGATCATCAACATCCGTTAACCCGGGAACGCGGGTCGGTGACCGGGGTTCGAGCCTACCCGGTCGCCGATCCGGCGTCCCCGCCCTGAGATTCTGAGCGGAGGCCACCATGGATCGCATGTTGTACGTCGCGATGAGCGGCGCAAAGGAGACCCTGGTCGCGCAGGCGAACTCCAGCAACAACCTGGCGAACGCAGGCACGGCAGGTTTCCTCGCCGACCTCAACCAGTTCCGCAGCATGCCGGTATTCGGCAGCGGTCATCCGACACGCGTGTATGCGATGGATGAACGGCCGACGACAGACTTTGATCAGGGAAGCATCCAGTACTCCGGGCGCGACCTCGACGTCGCACTCAAGGACG
Proteins encoded:
- a CDS encoding mobilization protein; this translates as MSQIHLVGGEKGGVGKSTVARLLAQEFIDRNQSFVALDGDQSHGDLLRFYADYTKALDLRDNASADAILLSAIDTDQTVLVDLPAQSASALQDWVQDSGVLDLAEELDIPVTVWHVTDGSRNSVDLLQRVINDFSAHRGVSFVIVRNFGRGGNFDAFDRSAAKSQAEAHGARVIDLAKLDDNVMSSIDWKGLSFWAAANRIEGDCLSVLDRKRAKAWYGRWQQQLDQVSDLISEPASTLGGSAEVIQLHSAS
- a CDS encoding CZB domain-containing protein — its product is MLRNFSITARYAVAVGIAVAVQALILTLLSLSFMDGSLTDSEEKELKAVYENVMASISQKGQMAQAMSALVAEIPSVQTAFANGQRETLEQLFVPGFAALKSQYGARQFQFHTPPATSFLRVHKPEKHGDDLSTFRETVVETNRAKQPITGLEMGVAGLGIRGMVPVSHQGEHIGSVEFGMSFGQQFFDEFTQEHGIKLGLYMLKDNGLTVFGSTIGTQPLLEKEHIIEAVNGEPYFAERTVDGVPVAVYVHQITDYSGKPIAALELVKDRSFFVAQMSDLQSSMAFAGFASFAIIALLVWWISRSVVQPLRATVQALDEISSGTAALGARLPVKGRDEVAFLSRGFNTFVDKIERVVEKMSLSLAELSGMADQLSTGATHTKHGMQRQNSETSVVATAMNEMSSTVQEVARNTEETAESAKNAGEQARTGKDVVNNTIAAIELVATDVASVDTVVKKVNDDTTKIGTVLDVIRGIAEQTNLLALNAAIEAARAGEQGRGFAVVADEVRTLAHRTQQSTQEIQGTIQKLQQSADEAVSTTEKSLARTTESVEQARLAGEALDAIVGSVDTITRMSTQVASASSQQRAVVEEIGRNVTNIGALAEETAHGAQDTAEISDRIVAIMEELVAGMNALGATASTAASVLERAKASHKAWTAKLRAYLDGVRTMDESELVSDHECAMGRWYFSTGSQQFGQQHEFRAIEAPHRELHEAVKRIVGLKDRGDMDAAEKEYQRLAGLSEKIVHLIENLERHVV
- a CDS encoding flagellar protein FlgN — encoded protein: MDRDQLSGAFSATVQASLHGLQTLQQLLSREQAALTGRDPELLQQIVTEKLAVLKELASSVQARDRLQKAAGFEQSLEGGSTLVDRLGLPDLQRAWNQLTELAQTVADLNLRNGQLAAQGQRATRAALGILTGRPTSDDTYAGLRRRASGADRYSLGKV
- the flgM gene encoding flagellar biosynthesis anti-sigma factor FlgM, with the translated sequence MGIEISGNSGRPPAEAVEAAKSQAAPPSNNQTSAAGNGGGAKTASTGGDKLNLSSQAAQLQALEAEIANLPVVDTQRVQDVQRTLATGAFQIEPAQVADKLLTFETGLAPS
- the flgA gene encoding flagellar basal body P-ring formation protein FlgA, whose amino-acid sequence is MNDLRQKTVAAMVLAASFGPAAGEEFAVEPHEDIRAAAEQHVLARTESLSGRIEVTVGNLDSRLRLAACDQALETYDSPNALSGGRGVVGVRCTGSKPWKLFVPVQVATLNQVVVSQRPLVRGQSLVAADLALKEIDTSTVHKAYFTRIEDVVGLRTKRAVSGGATLHAGLLQRAKLVKRGSQVMIVSALDGLHVTMRGKALADGGRGDRIRAKNLASGRVITGTVTDSGVIEVTN
- a CDS encoding chemotaxis protein CheV, which translates into the protein MAGVLDGVDMRTRLAGHNRLELLLFRLGNGQRFGINVFKVQEVIQCPALTSLPQSHPVILGIANMRGRTIAIMDLARAIGIGADGDHRDKFVIITEYNRRMQGFLVDSVDRIVNMNWEEILPPPKGAAQGTYMTAVTQVDDELVEIIDVEKILSEVTGSQEHVSDGIIQQRETDEPQHVLLADDSSVARKQVSRVLEQMGVEYTTANDGKQALDQLKAWLDEGRDVSNWLALVISDVEMPRMDGYSLTRAIREHPQLAHLHVILHTSLSGVFNKSMVEKVGANDFLPKWEPDSLATIVQEQLRQHANERQALS
- a CDS encoding methyltransferase domain-containing protein; the encoded protein is MNKNLTPAEYKAIHEFLESQAGIRLGTGKEYLVISRLSRLFAVFELDGFGDLVSRLGDFGSSRIQAAVVDAMTTNETFWFRDAAHFRALVDGILSETKPLDLRIWSAAASTGQEAYTVAITLQDGMQEGRLARSMRYEIVGTDISATALKEAQGGVYCGISAARGLTDLQRQRYFREQDGCIELLPQYRQRVNFRQFNLLKSFESLGRFDVIYCRNVLIYFSRERKRDIIERMARSLRPGGHLFLGSTESISGHEDLFEMRNLAGGLVYRVRR
- the flgB gene encoding flagellar basal body rod protein FlgB — protein: MKLDNVLGIHEEALRLHARRSEVLAANLANADTPGYKARDFDFQAMLRNEMQPAVRLAATQAGHMQFDQGLVASTQMAYRVPQQASLDGNTVEVEREQTEFSANAMRYQASLRFLDGKVKGLMLAIKGSGA
- the flgC gene encoding flagellar basal body rod protein FlgC, encoding MSSFKIFDIAGSGMNAQNLRMNLVASNMANVDAVSSSIDQTYRARQPVFRALLDQSNPGSSAVGVRMAGVVESQAPLVREYAPNHALADAEGYIYRPNVNIVEEMANMISASRAYQNNVEVLNATRQMLSATINLGR
- a CDS encoding flagellar hook assembly protein FlgD, with product MSTIATQDNLFASLGLTAADTSSRGTNNASELGLTTFLKLMVTQLNNQDPFKPMENGDFLGQIAQFGSVTGLEQLNQNFESLAASITSGQALQAGSLVGREVLAPVDTGYLAAGGGLRGQVQLEQSSPQVTARITDAVGQLVREMPLGSAPSGELNFTWDGMDDSGNYVTPGHYRVQVEAIQNDRPVDLQTQLFATVESVNLSGSNGLTLNLAGLGPISFNNVRQIY
- the flgE gene encoding flagellar hook protein FlgE yields the protein MPFRIALSGLNAASTDLEVTGNNIANSATNGFKESRAEFADVYANAIQDTSSNAAGQGVRVARVAQQFSQGTIDFTSNNLDLAISGQGFFVLEAPDGTQAYTRAGAYSVDRDGFVVNSSADRLQIYEAVTGVGGTTTFNTGVLRDFQLPTTPSAPLPTQSMFEALNLNSSEAEVAAAVTFDPTDPTTYNSSTSTTVYDSLGNAQTATLYFRKTAPNAWDQYIYVNGANIPPDGTAVPPAAPTPFSLAFDGSGNLTDVDGTAGTTGLTASFDPGTGADPMQINLDLTGTTQYGSAFAVNNLTQDGFTSGRLSGLDIDAEGVIFARYTNGQSSALGKVALAKFNNQQGLRQVGDTNWAESFSSGAPQLGEAGTSSFGQIQSGALEASNVDIAQQLVNLITAQRMFQANAEVISTADSITQTIINIR